ATGTTTCTGCCTCAGGTAGTGAAAAGCGCCCGTGTTATGAAAAAAGCGGTAGCTTATCTCGAGCCATTCATGGAGGAAGAGAAAAGGCGCAACAAATCTACTGAATCAGCCGCCAAGATACTATTGGCCACTGTAAAAGGTGACGTTCATGATATCGGGAAAAACATTGTAGGTGTGGTTTTAGCTTGCAACAATTACCAGATCGTAGACCTTGGAGTTATGGTGCCTGCAGAAAAAATTCTGGAAACAGCTATTAAAGAAAATGTGGTCGCTATTGGCCTTAGCGGATTGATCACCCCATCTCTGGATGAGATGGTATATGTAGCCCAGGAAATGGAGAAGAAAAAACTGAAACTTCCTTTACTTATAGGAGGAGCCACGACCTCACGCGTACATACGGCGGTGAAGATTGATGAAAATTACAGTGGCTCTGTAGTTCATGTTCTCGATGCTTCGCGAAGTGTGCCTGTAGTCGGAGAACTAATAAGCAAAAACACGCGCGACGCCTTTCATAAGAGAATTAAACAGGAGTATAAAGAGCTGAGAGAAGGACATGCCTCCCGCAAATCAGACAAAACTTATATCAGTCTGGCCGAAGCCCGTGCAAACCAGACACCCATAAATTGGACAGCGTACAAGCCGGTTAAACCCAGGGAGTTGGGCAACAAAGTGTTTAATGATTATCCACTGGCCGAAATCAGGGAATACATAGACTGGACTCCGTTTTTCCAGACCTGGATGCTGAAAGGCAAGTTTCCCAAGATATTTGATGACAAAGTTATTGGTACCGAAGCCAGGAAGCTGTATGATGATGCCAATCAGTTGCTCGATGAGATCATTGCGGGCAATTTGCTCCATGCTAATGGTGTTATAGGCCTTTACGAAGCCAAAAGAGTTGGGGATGATGTGAAGGTTTTTGCTGAGGGTGAGCATGTGGAAACATTTCATTTTTTAAGACAGCAGGGCAAAAAAGGTAAAGGAATCCCTAATTTGTGCCTGGCTGATTTTGTAGCTCCGGAAGATACAGGCATTACGGATTATATCGGAGGCTTTGCCGTTACTACAGGTATTGGCATAGAGCCGCTTATTGAAAAATACAAAAAGGCCCATGACGACTATAACGAGATCATGGTTAAGGCCATAGCTGACCGGCTTGCAGAGGCCTTTGCTGAGCTCATGCATGCCAAGATCAGGACAGACCTTTGGGGATACTCACCTGAGGAAAGTCTTTCAAACGAGGAACTTATAAGAGAGAAATATGCCGGTATCAGGCCGGCACCGGGTTACCCTGCATGCCCTGACCATACGGAAAAGCCATTGCTGTTTAACCTGTTGCAGGTAGAAAAAAATACGGCGATATCCCTTACCGATTCTTATGCTATGTACCCGGCAGCTGCCGTGAGCGGGTTTTACTTTTCCCATCCCGACTCAAAATACTTCGGATTGGGTAAAATTGAAAAGGACCAGGTGGAGGATTATGCACTGAGAAAGGGTATGTCAACCGAACAAATTGAAAAATGGCTTGGGCCGAACCTAGCCTATTAAAAATTATGATTTGAAAATTTTTTACAGTTTCCGCATTTACCGGAATATCCCAGAACGAATATGAAGATAACAGAACATCTTTCGAACGCAAAAAAAACACTTTTTTCATTTGAAATACTGCCTCCGTTAAAAGGAGAGAATATTGATAACCTTTACAATCATATTGATCCCCTTATGGAATTTAAACCTCCTTTTATAGATGTGACGTACCACAGAGAGGAGTTTGTTTACAAGAAAAGGGAAAACGGTCTGCTCGAAAAAAAATCGATCAGAAAACGCCCCGGAACAGTAGGTATATGTGCGGCTATCAAGAATAAATATAATGTTGATACCGTTCCCCACATCATATGTGGAGGCTTCAACAAAGAAGAGACGGAGAATGCATTGATTGACCTTAACTTTTTAGGTATTGATAATGTGTTATTACTTCAGGGGGATGCAATAAAAACGGAATCTGTATTTGTGGCGGAAAACGGCGGACATAAATACGCCTCAGATCTGCTGGGTCAGGTGGTGGACATGAACAAAGGGAAATACCTTGACGAGGACTTGCTAAATGCCAATCCTACTGATTTTTGTATAGGTGTGGCAGGGTATCCGGAGAAGCACTTTGCAGCTCCCAACCTGAAAACAGACATGAAATACCTTAAAATGAAGGTAGACATGGGGGCTGATTATATTGTAACACAGATGTTTTTTGATAACAAGAAGTATTTTGAGTTTGTAAAAAAATGCAGGGAAATGGGTATCAATGTACCTATTATTCCGGGATTAAAACCGCTCACTACCAAGAGACAGTTAAATGTACTACCACGAATTTTCTACATTGATTTGCCTGAAGAGCTGGCAGATGCTGTAGAAAAATGCAAGGATGACAAGCAAGTGCGTCAGGTAGGCATAGAGTGGACTATAAAACAGTCAAAAGAACTGGTGAAATTTGGAGTCCCCGTATTGCATTACTATTCGATGGGTAAATCAAATTCAGTATTGAATATAGCCAAGGAGCTATTTTGATTAAACTTGCGAAAAATCTACCGACAGTACTAAATACCGGCTTTACTAAACTTCCAAAAGTTTGGTAAAGCCTTAACTATTCAGGAGTACAGGCAGAAGGTAATGTATTTAACCAGAAGTATAAGTTAATGTGCTATCTCGTTTGCGAAACTTCATTTCAGTGGCTCCATGAACAGGCAGCAGATACCCTGTCAGGGGGTAGTACTCCGTAAGAAGTTTAGTTGATACCGTCCCGCTAAAGCTCAACTTGCAAACTTAAAATTCCTGTCACTCTGTCTAATAACTTTCTTATATCAGGTCATTATGGCATGCGAGAACTAACGCCCGGATAATGGTATGAAGGTTGTTGTTATAACACCAAATGGAAAGGAGATTTTTATGAAATATGATAAAGATAAAAAATGGGTTAGAAGAGTACTACAGACGGCAGATATAGTGAATACTCTTAATGGGGGCATCAGTGAACCTAAGGTGAAGCTCGAAAAGAAATCTGATCACTATTTAATAAAGGCCCGCATTCCCGGAGTAGATATAGAAAAAGTAAAAGTGGAGATCATAGATCAGAACTTAATGGTATATCATAACCTTGAGTTTATGGGGAGGAATGATTCGCCGGTAATGGTTCCTCATGTAGTAGCTACGTGTCCATTGTCACCCGAAATAGATTTCAGAAATATATCTGCTTCTTTTGAAAGTAGTGTTTTAAATGTCTTTTTACCTTTCAACGAGCTTAAAACAGGTTTTCACAAGAATATTGAGATAAAGAGATGGTAAGAAGTTCCGGAAGGATCAGGTTGAGCCTTCCGGAATTGATTTAGTTTACAAGCTCAACAAGTTCATCCTCAGTTAACTTGAAGAGGCAAATACGTGTAAACCGGTCTGCCACTGACGTAGCGCCTGCTACGATTAGTCCATTGTCTTCAGTGGCATTAAAACCTGCAATTTCAAACGGGTTGGCATAACCAAGATGTTTTGTACCCAAAAGTTCACCTGAACTGGCACTATAGGCCATTAAAATGATCTTACCCGCTTTGGTATGACTGCCATATAAGGATACATCCTTGCCATCAATGCTCATTTTCTTCACTATTACAGGTGCGTCAGGAACAAGCTCAGGAAACGAATTTCCTGCAAGATCAAAAGACGAGGTGGTTCCGGTTACATTAAGCTCTACTTTGGGTAGAATATAATTATCCCCGTAATTGAACCTGGCAATAGCAAAGTTATTTCCCGCTATGTGCGAAACAGCGCTTATCCCTCCATTATCATGCTGGCCCTGGGTAACGCCATTGGGGTCTTCACTGGAAAAATTAGTGAATACCAGCGACATGGTGTAGTTGTAAAACCCATTAAAGAAATATAAACCGTTGTCCATTTTACCCGCTGAGAAGGGGAGTTGCCTGCCTGTTCTGGTAAAGTGTTCAATAATAGGCGCCTCTACTTCATCCCCGGCGCCAATGCTAAAGTCAATTTGGTTCATCACCTGTCCTAACGTGCTGACCAGCGATAGCACTGATCGCTTATCTCCATTGTCATAGCTGTGGAGTATGATGCTGTTTTCATCGGCAGCAGCATATAAAGGATAGTACACATTGCCACCAATAGCAGCAGTGTCTGTCAACTGGCCTGCGCTGTTCAGCGTAAACAAATGTGCCTGGAGGCTGGTGGCTTCCATGGCCACAAAATAGAATTTGTCTTCAAGTTCTATCAGGCTGTTGACAGGATGTACAAACTGAGAGGAAAGGTTTTGTTCGGAAACAAATTGTCCGTTTTCATCTGCCTTTAAAAGGTATACACCCAGAAAATCAGAGTCATCCAGCCTTGTGGCTCCTAAGATCAGATAACCGCCGTCTCCGGTCTGCTTTACATCTATTGGAATAAAAGATGCCTGAAACAGGTCATTGTCATAAATTCTGAAAAATGAAGCATCAGGCGCGATCTCATTGTCTGAAATATCGCACGATGAAAGGAGTGCCATCATTATAAAAATGAAGGCAATATATGCATTAAGTTTATTCTTCATGGTTGGTGAAAGATTAATTTGCATCAAACTGTTTGTTGATAAACCTCAGAGGGAACAGAAAACCGAGGCCGAATGAGATATTTCGCATTTCAACATCATCAAGCGCATCTCCAATCCCAGCCAATTCATTTTTCGAATACCTGTTTTTGGCATTGGTAATGTTATTCATACCATAGCGATATGTAGCATCCAGTACCAACCTCATATTCCAGAAGTCGTAGCTCACACCTACACCACCGGCGACTCCAACCGAAGTTTTGATGAAGAGGTCTTTGGCACCTATTACTATATTTTCAGTATTAAAAGGACCGGCGTCTCCTGAGGCATAATCAGTTCCTGTAATTTCCACTGCCTTGTTCGCATTGGCCAGTCTGGCATAGTAGCCGCCAATTTGAATGAAAGGCCTTAGATTGCCTCTGGTAAGGTCATATTTGACGAAAAAGGGTATTTCAATATAATCCAGTTGATGATCCTGGTCATACTTCAAATCAAGCTGGTTATCACCGTTTTCAGCATCGTCCCAGGTAAACTCGTTATAGTAAGAAAACCTTTGCCTGCGATAGTTGGGCTGCAGACTAAAAGAAAACCCTCTGTGATAAAAGGTGATCTCAATTCCTGCATGGGCACCAGGCAGCTCAAAACCACTGTAAGTTTTCTCGGTAAGCTCCTGGTTATAATTGATAGGACTGAACCCTGAAAAACGTCTTATAGGATTAGCTTCCGTTAGGTTTGCACCGGCTCTGAAGCCAAGCCACCATTGAGTTTGCAAAAAGCGATCTTCCTTTTTAGGCCTGGAAGTGTTGTAAGCGGGATACATTTTATCTCTTTTTCTTTTATTTTGAGCATCTGCAACATGGTATCCCAAGATCAGTACAGTACTCAAAATCAGAGTGGTTAGGTTTTTCATTTGACTTATTACTCTCTTATAATCAGTTTTTTAGTGTCTTTTAATATACCCGATTCTATCTGGTAAAAATAGATCCCTGGCTTGATACCGGCAAGGTTAGCTTTGAACTTATGCTCTCCGGGACCTTTTCTTTCCTGCATTAACCACTTCACCAGCTGTCCCTTCTGGTCTATAAGTTTAATATTTACCTGGTTTTCCGTATTTATGTAAAAGGAAATATGAGTAGATCCTGATGCAGGATTGGGATAAGCGTTATTAAGCCTGAAGCGGTCTTTAAAGAAAGCCTCCGTACCTGTTACCTCTTCCGAAATTAACTGTAACGGTTCGTAGTTGCCGGTGCCATCTTCTTTTGGCCCGTCAATAAAGTTTCCGAAGAAAATATCATTATTAACCACATCCTCATCCACTTGCATCCAGTCCTTCAGGAGAGTTGCGTACACCTGTCTGTAGTCATGCTGCATATCTATATTTCCACGTCCGGTAGATAAGTCATGGTTGGTGCCCAATACTCCCGGTTTTACATGCTTACCGAAAATAAACATCGGCCCACCCTTACCATGGTCAGTACCATAGCTGCCGTTAGAATCTATTCTTCGTCCAAACTCTGAAGTGGTCAGGGATAATACACGGTCTTCAATACCCCGGGATCTGAGATCGGCCTGAAAAGCCTTCATCGCAGAAGAGATATGATACATCAAAGCAGCATGTAAGCCCATAGTAGGGTCATAACTCTCAACCTGATCGGCGTGGGTGTCAAAACCACCTATTCTCACCAGGTAGACTTTTGTTTTTGCACCTCCGGCAATTAGCCTTGCAACTACCTGTAACTGAGGTGTTAACCGGTTGGTCAGGCTGCCAGAGGGAGCATTGAAAGGGTAAATTTCAGGATACGTCACTGAGGTTTCGCTGGCATTGTTCCACACTTCCAGAAGTCTGGCAGCATAATCTTCAGATTTGTCTTCGAGACCCAGTATCCAGTTGAGTTCTTTACCATAAGGAGAGTTGTCAAGACCTACAGGTGGTTTACCTCGTGGGTCAATGAGCTTATCTTCAAACCCTTCAAGACTTTCTACGAGGTCCGCGAACCCCTGAGGTCCTCCTGGTATTGAAATAGAGGTCGGTATGTTGCCATGTTGGTGAAACATTAGCGATACGTCGCTGCCTACCTCTATAGCCAGGGGGTCGGGCATATCAGCATTAGGAAAATCATTCGGATAGACTTTGGGTAAATAATTGTTCTGCAGGTACCTGCCTACCCAACCAGAAGAATAGTAATCATCAAAGCCTCCACCCATATGCCATATGTCACGGCCTCTGAAATGAGATCCGTTGTTATTAGGGTAGGAGACACCCTGTACAATAGCCATCCGGCCCCTGTCATACAGGTCTTTTGCGCCAATCATATCCGGGTGCAGACCCACCTGATCTGCAGAGGGTAAGGTAGAGTCAAGCGGAATATATCTTCTTACACTGTTTTTTGCCGGAATGGCAATATTGGCCCTTCTGCTGTAATACAGATCATATTGCTCTACAGGAATAACAGAGTTTAAGCCGTCATTTCCCCCATGAAGCTGAATAATCACCATTACCCGGTCGCTGTTGCTTTGATCTGCAAGCCTGAGGAAATGGCTCGACTCACCCATTACACGGATAGGTACATTATTCAACGCCAGCGAAGCACCCGCCAGCATGGGGAGCTGTTTTAGGAATTTTCTTCTTTTCATGGTTTAAAATAGTTGGTATTCAGGAGACTGCATCATTGCATTAAAAAGCCTTCTAAGGTATTCCCCGGCTTCAAGGTATTTTGATGGATCTGCATACAGACTACCCCAGTCAGCATTGGCCTGGTTTACGGCTGCAGTATTCTGATAGTCATCAAATTGTATAAATACTTGTAAAAAGTATCTGATGCGCTCTTTGGTCAGGTCGCCACCATCTACTTCATAGTCAAGATTCTCCGCAAACGGGAAAATATAAGGAGCCAGTGTGGTAATGAACTGCTTTGCATCAGTGGCCTGAGCATTGAAGTTCAGCTTCACAAATTCCAGGATATCAAAGGCTGGCAAGCCCTCATTTTGATTCATCAACTGCCGTATGTAATCATAGCGTTGAGTAAGGTAATTGGTAGATATCCAGTTTCTGTTATAAACCGGGTATTGATGGTATGCCACATAGCCGGCAACCTCATAGGGCTCATAAAATGTCATTCCCTGGCGTCCCATGAGGTCTGTCAAGCTAGCAGTCATCATGTAGAAACTCTCAAGATTTGCCTGGTATGATGGGAGCTTTATCTCCAAAAATTTAAGCGTACCCAGAATCAGGTCAAGAGGTGATTTGATGATGCCTCCAAATTTGTCATCCTCAACGCCGGAAACGTTGTCATAGAAATGCTCACTTTGAAAAAGCTCCTCCAGTACAGGCTGTATTTTAAAGTCATTGGCAGTGAATGTGGCTGTCATTTGAGCTATGACGTCATCATCCAACGTTTCATCAATATCATAGTAGACAAAGAAGCGATACAGTCTGCGACAGATATGCCGTGCTGTTTCTTCTCTGCTGTAGATCATGTCTATTAATTGGCTGATTTCATCGATGGCACTTTCCTCTGTAGGTCCGCCCTGAAAAAGGGTTGGATCGGGAGTTACTTTACCATCATTAAATCCGGAGAAGTAATCGCTGAATTGTTTTACGCCCTCAGCATGTTGGGTAGCGATTACACCGCCCTTGATCCGGCCTCTCGGAATGCCCGTATACTGATCGATAGTTTCAAAATTTTCATCTCTATCAAATCCAGAAAGCACTTTTGCCGCAGACTGAACATCCTGCTCCGTAAATGTAAAATAATCATCCGGCCCGGGAGGGGTCATGCCGTTTACCCGGGCTTCAAGTCCACGGCCAATGGTATAGAGTTCAAACATTTCACGGGCATAGTTTTCATTTACACTGCCTTTCACATTCTGGCGACCATCCAGAAAAATGAGCATGGCATTGTCAATGCAAATTTTCTTAGTTAGTTCTTTGAAGTTTCTTGGAGCTATTTCGTTTTGAGAGCTTCCGGTGTCTTCATCGACTATTACCACATTTTCATCCTCTTTGTCAAAAGCAAACAGCCTGAAAAGGGCATTTTGAAAATAAAGTGCACGGCTGTCGTCTACTTTTTCCTCCATTGTAGTAAAATGTGTATGAAGAAACAGCGTGATTTTCTCCCTAAGTGCATAGGCCAGTTCGTGGCTGTCAGCAATATCGGTGCTCATCATCTGTCCGATAAACCAGGCTTTGAAGTACGCTCTAAGCTCATCGTCCCCGCTGTTTGCTCCTTCTACAACACCACTTTCCACCCACTCTTGTCCTGTAGCAGGGTCAATGGGCAATATTGGGTCAGGTAAATCAGTAGCAAAAAGTTGTGTTACGGCTTGAGATGCGGTTAGATTTGCAAAATAATCGATTTGCTGCTTAGTCGCTCCAAAGGTGGCCCTGCGCAATAAATGGGCAGCTCGTTTCACCCCCAGTGAACCAGTTAAAGCTGTTAATGGCATGTTAGTTAATGTTTTAGCAGTTTTGGATACTCAATCTAAAAATTAAAAACTATTCTTTTTTAATTATGTAGGATAAATCAACAATTTGACCGTTCAATGATACGTTTTTGTCTTTTATAGGTTGAACCAATACATTTGCATATTCACTTTGAAACAGACATGAAAATAATTGAGTGCCCCAGAGATGCCATGCAAGGTATCAAAGAATTTATACCAACAGAACTAAAGGTTGAATATATAAATAAACTTTTGAAAGTCGGGTTCGATACCATTGATTTTGGAAGCTTTGTATCTCCAAAAGCTATTCCCCAAATGAAAGATACCGCTATGGTATTAGGAGAGCTTGATTTGACCAGTACAAAGTCGAAACTGTTGGCCATAGTAGCCAACGCCAGGGGAGCTCACGATGCCGCCCAGCATTCTGCTATCACGTATCTGGGTTTTCCTTTTTCAATCTCAGAAACTTTTCAGCAAAGAAATACCAATAAATCTATCGTAGAAGCACTGAATACCCTGAACGAAATACAGGAAATATGCATAAAGTATAACAAACAACTGGTGTCGTATATTTCCATGGGCTTTGGCAATCCTTACGGAGATCCCTATGATGTGGAAATAGTAGGTAAGTTTACAGATATCCTGTCTTCAATGGGAATAAACATAGTTTCTCTGGCTGATACAATAGGGGTCTCAAATCGGGAAAACATCACCTATCTTTATGACAATCTTATAAAAGCATACCCTAAAATTGAATTTGGGGCGCATTTGCACT
This region of Fulvivirga ulvae genomic DNA includes:
- the metH gene encoding methionine synthase, with protein sequence MNINGKKIPYLRLSGLEPLIVTPDANFINIGERTNVTGSRKFLKLIQEDNYEEALEVARDQVEGGAQVLDVNMDEGMLDGEEAMTKFLNLIASEPEISKIPIMIDSSKWHIIEAGLKCIQGKGIVNSISLKGGEEEFTRQAKKIKQYGAAVVVMAFDEDGQADNYQRRIDICKRSYDILVNKVKFPPQDIIFDPNIFPVATGMEEHRKNALDFFNATKWIRENLPGVHVSGGVSNVSFSFRGNNAVREAMHSAFLYHAIKNGMDMGIVNPTMLEVYDEIPKDLLEYVEDVLLDRRDDATERLLDFAEKVKGGAKKKQRDDAWRQGTVEERISHALVKGIIEFIDADTEEARMKYGQPLQVIEGPLMDGMNIVGDLFGAGKMFLPQVVKSARVMKKAVAYLEPFMEEEKRRNKSTESAAKILLATVKGDVHDIGKNIVGVVLACNNYQIVDLGVMVPAEKILETAIKENVVAIGLSGLITPSLDEMVYVAQEMEKKKLKLPLLIGGATTSRVHTAVKIDENYSGSVVHVLDASRSVPVVGELISKNTRDAFHKRIKQEYKELREGHASRKSDKTYISLAEARANQTPINWTAYKPVKPRELGNKVFNDYPLAEIREYIDWTPFFQTWMLKGKFPKIFDDKVIGTEARKLYDDANQLLDEIIAGNLLHANGVIGLYEAKRVGDDVKVFAEGEHVETFHFLRQQGKKGKGIPNLCLADFVAPEDTGITDYIGGFAVTTGIGIEPLIEKYKKAHDDYNEIMVKAIADRLAEAFAELMHAKIRTDLWGYSPEESLSNEELIREKYAGIRPAPGYPACPDHTEKPLLFNLLQVEKNTAISLTDSYAMYPAAAVSGFYFSHPDSKYFGLGKIEKDQVEDYALRKGMSTEQIEKWLGPNLAY
- the metF gene encoding methylenetetrahydrofolate reductase [NAD(P)H]; translation: MKITEHLSNAKKTLFSFEILPPLKGENIDNLYNHIDPLMEFKPPFIDVTYHREEFVYKKRENGLLEKKSIRKRPGTVGICAAIKNKYNVDTVPHIICGGFNKEETENALIDLNFLGIDNVLLLQGDAIKTESVFVAENGGHKYASDLLGQVVDMNKGKYLDEDLLNANPTDFCIGVAGYPEKHFAAPNLKTDMKYLKMKVDMGADYIVTQMFFDNKKYFEFVKKCREMGINVPIIPGLKPLTTKRQLNVLPRIFYIDLPEELADAVEKCKDDKQVRQVGIEWTIKQSKELVKFGVPVLHYYSMGKSNSVLNIAKELF
- a CDS encoding Hsp20/alpha crystallin family protein, which gives rise to MKVVVITPNGKEIFMKYDKDKKWVRRVLQTADIVNTLNGGISEPKVKLEKKSDHYLIKARIPGVDIEKVKVEIIDQNLMVYHNLEFMGRNDSPVMVPHVVATCPLSPEIDFRNISASFESSVLNVFLPFNELKTGFHKNIEIKRW
- a CDS encoding PorT family protein, which encodes MSTVLILGYHVADAQNKRKRDKMYPAYNTSRPKKEDRFLQTQWWLGFRAGANLTEANPIRRFSGFSPINYNQELTEKTYSGFELPGAHAGIEITFYHRGFSFSLQPNYRRQRFSYYNEFTWDDAENGDNQLDLKYDQDHQLDYIEIPFFVKYDLTRGNLRPFIQIGGYYARLANANKAVEITGTDYASGDAGPFNTENIVIGAKDLFIKTSVGVAGGVGVSYDFWNMRLVLDATYRYGMNNITNAKNRYSKNELAGIGDALDDVEMRNISFGLGFLFPLRFINKQFDAN
- a CDS encoding DUF1501 domain-containing protein; the encoded protein is MKRRKFLKQLPMLAGASLALNNVPIRVMGESSHFLRLADQSNSDRVMVIIQLHGGNDGLNSVIPVEQYDLYYSRRANIAIPAKNSVRRYIPLDSTLPSADQVGLHPDMIGAKDLYDRGRMAIVQGVSYPNNNGSHFRGRDIWHMGGGFDDYYSSGWVGRYLQNNYLPKVYPNDFPNADMPDPLAIEVGSDVSLMFHQHGNIPTSISIPGGPQGFADLVESLEGFEDKLIDPRGKPPVGLDNSPYGKELNWILGLEDKSEDYAARLLEVWNNASETSVTYPEIYPFNAPSGSLTNRLTPQLQVVARLIAGGAKTKVYLVRIGGFDTHADQVESYDPTMGLHAALMYHISSAMKAFQADLRSRGIEDRVLSLTTSEFGRRIDSNGSYGTDHGKGGPMFIFGKHVKPGVLGTNHDLSTGRGNIDMQHDYRQVYATLLKDWMQVDEDVVNNDIFFGNFIDGPKEDGTGNYEPLQLISEEVTGTEAFFKDRFRLNNAYPNPASGSTHISFYINTENQVNIKLIDQKGQLVKWLMQERKGPGEHKFKANLAGIKPGIYFYQIESGILKDTKKLIIRE
- a CDS encoding DUF1800 domain-containing protein; translated protein: MPLTALTGSLGVKRAAHLLRRATFGATKQQIDYFANLTASQAVTQLFATDLPDPILPIDPATGQEWVESGVVEGANSGDDELRAYFKAWFIGQMMSTDIADSHELAYALREKITLFLHTHFTTMEEKVDDSRALYFQNALFRLFAFDKEDENVVIVDEDTGSSQNEIAPRNFKELTKKICIDNAMLIFLDGRQNVKGSVNENYAREMFELYTIGRGLEARVNGMTPPGPDDYFTFTEQDVQSAAKVLSGFDRDENFETIDQYTGIPRGRIKGGVIATQHAEGVKQFSDYFSGFNDGKVTPDPTLFQGGPTEESAIDEISQLIDMIYSREETARHICRRLYRFFVYYDIDETLDDDVIAQMTATFTANDFKIQPVLEELFQSEHFYDNVSGVEDDKFGGIIKSPLDLILGTLKFLEIKLPSYQANLESFYMMTASLTDLMGRQGMTFYEPYEVAGYVAYHQYPVYNRNWISTNYLTQRYDYIRQLMNQNEGLPAFDILEFVKLNFNAQATDAKQFITTLAPYIFPFAENLDYEVDGGDLTKERIRYFLQVFIQFDDYQNTAAVNQANADWGSLYADPSKYLEAGEYLRRLFNAMMQSPEYQLF
- a CDS encoding hydroxymethylglutaryl-CoA lyase, with amino-acid sequence MKIIECPRDAMQGIKEFIPTELKVEYINKLLKVGFDTIDFGSFVSPKAIPQMKDTAMVLGELDLTSTKSKLLAIVANARGAHDAAQHSAITYLGFPFSISETFQQRNTNKSIVEALNTLNEIQEICIKYNKQLVSYISMGFGNPYGDPYDVEIVGKFTDILSSMGINIVSLADTIGVSNRENITYLYDNLIKAYPKIEFGAHLHSNPDTALEKIDAAYMAGCRRFDGAINGYGGCPMAKDDLVGNIATETIVSYLETKNPKLGLDKRFFSEALSSAPSIFTQFH